From Pelosinus fermentans DSM 17108, the proteins below share one genomic window:
- a CDS encoding sugar phosphate isomerase/epimerase family protein — protein MIESMKKYMQVGIVNFMAYPATIKGEGPILEAAKKIAADDYFDAIELTWIKDKDIRRQVAQVVKTAGLTVGYGCQPRHLTTGLNINSLDEKVRIEALASLKEGVDEAYELGAVGCAFLSGKYEEAKKEEAFAALVKSTKELCAYAKAKGNLKIILEVFDYDFDKKSLIGPAALAKRFAQEIRAEYDNFGLMVDLSHIAQLHETVEEAILPIKDYIVHAHIANCVVENPSMEGYGDLHPRFGFPNGVIGVDEIVHFLRVLMDIGFISEENRPIVSFEVKPWGDEDPDLVVANAKRALNLAWAKL, from the coding sequence ATGATTGAATCTATGAAAAAATACATGCAAGTCGGAATCGTAAATTTTATGGCCTATCCTGCGACGATAAAGGGGGAAGGTCCTATCTTGGAAGCAGCTAAGAAAATTGCAGCAGATGATTATTTTGATGCCATTGAACTGACCTGGATAAAAGACAAAGACATCCGCAGACAAGTGGCACAAGTCGTTAAAACCGCTGGCTTAACAGTAGGCTATGGCTGCCAGCCAAGGCATCTGACAACAGGCTTAAACATTAACTCCCTGGATGAAAAAGTACGTATAGAAGCCCTGGCTTCCTTAAAAGAAGGTGTGGACGAAGCCTATGAATTAGGCGCTGTAGGTTGTGCCTTTCTTTCGGGAAAATATGAAGAAGCCAAAAAAGAAGAAGCCTTTGCGGCCCTCGTAAAATCAACCAAAGAACTATGTGCCTATGCCAAAGCAAAAGGAAATCTAAAAATTATTCTCGAAGTATTTGATTATGACTTTGACAAAAAATCCTTAATCGGCCCTGCTGCTCTTGCCAAACGTTTTGCCCAAGAAATTCGAGCTGAATATGATAACTTTGGGCTCATGGTAGACCTAAGTCATATTGCCCAATTACATGAAACCGTTGAAGAAGCCATACTGCCAATTAAAGACTATATTGTTCACGCTCACATAGCCAATTGCGTGGTTGAAAACCCATCCATGGAAGGCTATGGAGACTTACATCCCCGCTTTGGTTTTCCCAATGGTGTTATCGGTGTAGACGAAATCGTCCACTTCTTGCGCGTACTCATGGACATCGGCTTTATCAGTGAAGAAAATCGTCCCATTGTAAGCTTCGAAGTAAAACCCTGGGGGGATGAAGACCCAGACCTGGTAGTTGCCAATGCAAAACGAGCTTTAAACCTAGCCTGGGCTAAACTATAA
- a CDS encoding SpoIIE family protein phosphatase produces the protein MSVSQGIFSGMCDYCQRFDLFNMINDALLLIDFEDGKILFMNQKALTLYQYTQEEFLTLFADDIANSSMRTLRENMELAKTHKEGYIFTTNHIKKDGTIFKVEVSARYMKLHGTPVFAAVIRNLTFDGKMREEIQMAGKVQHRMLPRDLENELFRIRSVYQPHHYVSGDLYDFVYEEKSQLLFGIMIDVMGHSVAAALQTSILKYLFLKAIKKNITINDRLAWINKEVMPFFKGGQFAGVFLFEFDFMCNTLTYAAGGINHFIILKEQGPHIIKTPGLFLGINEDEVYDQGSYHFTSGESFLFLTDGLFERIVQPMDHELDFWSIHELSKKILNSGECKDDASGVGILIR, from the coding sequence ATGAGTGTTTCACAGGGGATTTTTAGCGGTATGTGTGATTATTGCCAGCGTTTTGATCTGTTTAACATGATCAATGATGCACTGCTATTAATCGATTTTGAAGATGGAAAAATATTATTTATGAATCAAAAGGCACTGACGCTGTATCAATATACCCAAGAAGAATTTTTGACCTTGTTCGCGGATGATATAGCAAACAGTTCAATGAGAACATTGCGAGAAAATATGGAGTTAGCTAAGACGCATAAAGAGGGGTATATTTTTACTACCAACCATATTAAAAAAGATGGAACTATTTTTAAAGTAGAAGTAAGTGCCCGTTATATGAAGTTACATGGAACTCCTGTTTTTGCTGCTGTTATAAGAAACCTTACCTTTGATGGAAAAATGCGGGAAGAAATTCAAATGGCTGGTAAAGTGCAGCATAGAATGCTGCCACGAGATTTAGAAAATGAATTATTTCGTATCCGATCGGTTTATCAGCCTCATCATTATGTGAGTGGAGACTTATATGATTTTGTTTATGAAGAAAAATCTCAATTGCTGTTTGGCATTATGATTGATGTTATGGGGCATAGTGTTGCAGCTGCACTGCAGACGAGTATCCTAAAATATCTTTTTTTAAAAGCGATTAAGAAGAACATTACAATAAATGACAGACTGGCATGGATTAATAAAGAAGTGATGCCCTTTTTTAAAGGGGGACAATTCGCCGGTGTATTTTTATTTGAGTTTGATTTCATGTGCAATACTCTCACCTATGCAGCGGGAGGAATTAATCATTTTATCATCTTAAAAGAGCAAGGACCACACATTATAAAAACCCCCGGACTTTTCTTAGGGATTAATGAAGATGAGGTCTATGATCAGGGAAGTTATCATTTTACATCCGGTGAGAGTTTTCTATTTTTAACAGATGGTTTGTTTGAGAGAATTGTCCAGCCTATGGATCATGAGCTGGATTTTTGGAGTATTCACGAATTGTCCAAAAAAATTCTTAACAGTGGTGAATGCAAGGATG
- a CDS encoding ATP-binding protein, producing the protein MYSFSSLAEFAILRDSIKRELVQTCEEDALRLFIAINEGVNNAIFHGNKEDNTKKVQIIIERSPEDVQIIIRDEGDGFVKTKKTAGMELWDENGRGLDLIGLYVDSCWWNTKGNEITLVKKINPAYCKPFRTYTSL; encoded by the coding sequence ATGTACTCTTTTTCCTCACTTGCAGAATTTGCGATTCTGCGGGATTCAATAAAAAGAGAATTGGTTCAAACGTGTGAAGAGGACGCCCTTCGTCTATTTATTGCCATCAATGAAGGGGTTAATAATGCAATTTTTCACGGTAATAAGGAAGATAATACTAAAAAGGTACAGATTATTATAGAAAGATCACCAGAAGATGTACAAATTATTATTCGCGATGAAGGTGACGGGTTCGTAAAGACGAAAAAAACTGCTGGCATGGAATTATGGGATGAAAATGGGCGAGGCCTTGATTTAATAGGTCTTTATGTAGATTCTTGTTGGTGGAACACCAAAGGAAATGAGATTACCTTAGTAAAAAAAATTAATCCTGCCTATTGTAAACCTTTTAGAACTTATACCAGTTTATAA
- a CDS encoding STAS domain-containing protein, giving the protein MEITTNISEKEVIVTLSGSMYVEDAAVLREKLMGFIESGYKQFIIKLHNVDYIDSSGLGVLVAIQKKVLPKEGHVTLTGAKGVVKELFELTRLNKVFTMQA; this is encoded by the coding sequence TTGGAGATTACTACAAATATTAGTGAAAAAGAAGTGATTGTAACCTTATCTGGAAGTATGTATGTGGAGGACGCTGCCGTATTACGAGAAAAGCTGATGGGTTTCATAGAATCTGGATATAAACAATTTATCATCAAACTGCACAATGTAGATTATATTGATAGTTCAGGTCTTGGTGTACTTGTCGCGATACAAAAGAAGGTGCTGCCGAAAGAAGGGCATGTAACCTTAACAGGTGCCAAAGGTGTCGTAAAGGAATTATTTGAATTAACAAGATTAAACAAGGTATTTACGATGCAAGCATAG
- a CDS encoding D-2-hydroxyacid dehydrogenase, translating to MKIVVLDGYTLNPGDLSWDGLKALGEVVVYDRTPADKTIERIGDAQIVFTNKTVIDQKVFAACPNIKFIGVLATGYNVVDVETAKTKSIPVANIPTYGTTAVSQITIALLLEVCHHIGEHSRSVLKGDWTNCPDWCYWNYPLIELAGKTLGIIGFGRIGQATAKIAQALGMKVLAFDSYEIEELKSDTLQYASLDELLANSDVISLHCPLFDSTKGIVNKTNIAKMKDGVIIINTSRGPLIVEEDLAEALNSGKVYGAALDVVSSEPIKADNPLLTAKNCIITPHIAWAPKESRSRLMDIAVDNLTKFLANTPVNIVNQ from the coding sequence ATGAAAATCGTTGTATTAGATGGCTATACCCTAAATCCTGGTGACTTAAGCTGGGATGGTCTAAAAGCACTCGGTGAAGTGGTGGTCTATGACAGAACACCAGCTGACAAAACCATTGAAAGAATTGGGGACGCCCAGATCGTTTTCACCAACAAAACCGTTATTGATCAAAAAGTCTTTGCTGCCTGCCCGAATATCAAATTTATCGGCGTATTGGCAACGGGTTACAACGTGGTAGATGTGGAAACTGCCAAAACAAAAAGCATACCCGTAGCCAATATTCCAACCTATGGCACCACTGCCGTATCGCAAATTACCATTGCTTTGCTGCTGGAAGTATGCCATCACATTGGAGAACACAGCCGAAGTGTACTAAAAGGTGACTGGACCAATTGCCCAGACTGGTGCTACTGGAACTATCCGCTCATCGAACTTGCCGGTAAAACACTGGGTATTATCGGATTCGGCAGAATTGGTCAGGCAACCGCGAAGATTGCTCAAGCGTTGGGAATGAAGGTATTAGCCTTTGACTCCTATGAAATTGAAGAATTAAAAAGCGATACCCTGCAGTATGCAAGTCTTGATGAACTATTGGCAAACTCCGATGTCATTTCCCTGCACTGCCCGCTGTTTGACAGCACCAAAGGCATTGTGAACAAAACGAATATTGCCAAAATGAAAGATGGAGTTATCATTATCAATACCTCCCGGGGTCCTTTGATTGTGGAAGAAGACCTGGCAGAAGCGTTAAACAGCGGCAAAGTATATGGAGCGGCATTGGATGTTGTTTCCTCTGAACCGATTAAAGCAGACAATCCATTACTCACTGCAAAGAACTGCATTATTACGCCTCATATTGCCTGGGCACCAAAAGAATCCAGATCCAGACTGATGGATATTGCAGTGGATAATCTAACAAAATTCTTGGCAAATACACCGGTGAATATTGTGAATCAGTAA
- a CDS encoding cache domain-containing protein, which yields MKIRSQLLLVMVVSLFLMTSLVTGVQMYTAYIQEKESMQGILQNQATQFSNQVEMWFTLIKQGGHLFVSEYFVQNATQQEMQKLLGNMHNELNAFDDLIVVKANGEITNIYPHNPSAIGKSLAGYSYFQDTITSRTSQISKLLISPTTGKPVIVITQPIIKENGELTGVLLQNIKLDVLQDISEDAKIGQTSQTLVFTSDGKVIVPQHIEPAGHISYVPSELTDLFKKDLRSISQFTRNNTEIVLAATNRVKTPGWGIAVTITEKEVLQGFYDSIKYGIVTFCIIFLLLSLVSLLIFNTLFRSITTVTKHFTSMNEGNFVSAKISEEIIRSAPQELQELCTTFNTMSQTIQKNMDVIQKTNKELMVSEERWQLALQGNNEGIWDWDIKTDKTFFSARVMQMFGYDDAEVFKSMEEWRKRIHPNDSERIEQCLQDYLGKKTDFFRGEYRFCCKDHSFKWAFVSGQAVWDEQCMPLRVVGSISDITQRKIAEEALLQAHEQLEIKVEQRTKDLLAMNEELQGVNKELQYTLENLQQTQTQLVHAEKMASLGSLVAGIAHEINTPVGVGVTATSHLQKVTKDFVDLYAAGDLKRRDLSNYLADSEEALSIIFSNLERASQLIRSFKQVSADQSSEARRVFNIKQYLNEILLSLHPKIKRTQHKIIVQCDETLQIDSFPGAFGQIITNLIMNSLIHAYDPDQGGRLTITILEDANIISLIYSDDGKGMSKEVASQIFNPFFTTNRGMGGTGLGLYILYNLVKQQFNGTIECESQLGKGTKFIINIPAERRVRNGKE from the coding sequence ATGAAGATTCGTTCTCAGCTGCTTTTAGTAATGGTGGTATCATTATTCCTGATGACTTCACTCGTTACTGGTGTACAGATGTATACTGCTTACATCCAAGAGAAAGAAAGTATGCAGGGAATTCTACAAAATCAGGCTACGCAATTTAGTAACCAAGTGGAAATGTGGTTTACTCTTATAAAACAAGGCGGTCACCTTTTTGTAAGTGAATATTTTGTTCAAAATGCAACTCAGCAAGAAATGCAAAAGCTTTTGGGAAATATGCATAATGAACTAAATGCTTTTGATGATCTTATTGTAGTAAAGGCAAATGGAGAAATCACTAATATCTATCCTCATAATCCCAGTGCAATTGGAAAAAGTTTGGCGGGTTACAGTTACTTCCAAGATACCATTACATCGAGAACCTCCCAAATTAGTAAGTTGTTGATTAGTCCTACGACTGGGAAACCTGTCATTGTCATTACCCAGCCGATCATAAAAGAGAATGGGGAGTTAACAGGGGTATTATTACAAAATATTAAGTTGGATGTATTACAGGACATAAGTGAAGATGCAAAGATTGGTCAAACAAGTCAAACACTTGTTTTTACTTCCGATGGAAAAGTAATTGTACCGCAGCATATTGAACCTGCGGGGCATATTTCCTATGTTCCAAGTGAGCTTACTGATTTATTTAAAAAAGATTTGCGCAGTATAAGCCAGTTTACTAGAAATAATACAGAGATAGTTTTGGCTGCCACTAATCGTGTAAAAACTCCAGGCTGGGGCATTGCTGTTACTATTACAGAAAAAGAAGTATTACAAGGTTTCTATGATAGTATTAAATATGGCATAGTCACCTTCTGTATTATCTTTTTGTTGCTTTCTTTGGTTTCTCTCTTGATTTTCAATACGTTATTTCGTTCGATTACTACGGTAACAAAACATTTTACAAGTATGAATGAGGGGAATTTTGTTTCTGCAAAAATCAGTGAAGAGATCATTCGCTCTGCTCCTCAAGAATTGCAAGAATTATGTACAACTTTCAATACCATGTCACAGACGATTCAAAAGAATATGGATGTAATACAGAAAACAAACAAAGAACTGATGGTCAGCGAAGAGCGCTGGCAGCTGGCCTTGCAGGGGAACAATGAGGGGATTTGGGATTGGGATATAAAAACTGACAAAACTTTCTTTTCTGCCAGAGTGATGCAAATGTTTGGATATGATGATGCAGAAGTTTTTAAAAGTATGGAGGAATGGCGAAAGAGAATCCATCCAAATGATTCTGAAAGGATTGAGCAGTGTCTGCAGGATTATCTTGGAAAAAAAACAGACTTTTTTCGTGGGGAATATCGTTTTTGCTGCAAGGATCATAGCTTTAAATGGGCATTTGTCAGCGGGCAGGCAGTCTGGGATGAACAGTGTATGCCATTGCGGGTTGTTGGCTCGATCAGTGATATTACGCAGCGTAAAATAGCTGAGGAAGCACTGCTCCAAGCCCATGAGCAGCTAGAGATCAAGGTAGAACAACGAACTAAAGATTTGCTGGCGATGAACGAAGAATTACAAGGCGTAAATAAAGAATTACAGTATACTTTGGAGAACTTGCAACAAACTCAGACACAGCTAGTGCATGCGGAGAAGATGGCTTCTCTTGGCAGTTTAGTTGCAGGGATTGCCCATGAAATTAATACGCCAGTAGGAGTGGGGGTAACGGCTACTTCTCATTTACAAAAGGTAACGAAGGACTTTGTTGATTTATACGCTGCTGGCGATCTAAAGCGTCGAGACTTATCAAATTATTTAGCCGATTCCGAAGAAGCCTTATCCATTATTTTTTCTAATTTAGAACGGGCATCCCAATTAATTCGTAGTTTTAAACAAGTTTCTGCAGATCAATCGAGTGAAGCCAGACGTGTTTTTAATATTAAACAATATTTGAACGAAATATTATTAAGTTTACACCCAAAAATTAAGCGAACGCAGCATAAAATTATCGTTCAATGTGATGAAACTTTACAAATTGATAGTTTTCCAGGAGCCTTTGGACAAATTATCACCAATTTAATTATGAATTCTTTAATCCATGCCTATGATCCTGATCAAGGAGGAAGGCTTACCATTACTATTTTGGAAGATGCAAACATCATATCTCTGATTTATTCTGATGACGGAAAGGGCATGAGCAAAGAAGTGGCATCGCAAATCTTTAATCCTTTTTTTACCACAAATCGAGGCATGGGTGGAACTGGTTTAGGATTATATATTTTATATAACCTTGTAAAACAACAGTTTAATGGAACGATTGAATGTGAGAGTCAATTGGGAAAAGGAACGAAATTTATAATTAACATTCCAGCTGAGAGGAGGGTACGTAATGGCAAAGAATGA
- a CDS encoding ABC transporter substrate-binding protein, with amino-acid sequence MGSRLIASIFIIGFVWLGSGCSSNTIGQQSKTDDIIIASANPMTGNSKEFGSMKVKAIQLALEEANAAGGIQGRNITLLVEDDASSPKEAHNLAGKIVADQAVVAVLGHWNSASTMAARNVYNGAGIPVITDSVNKTITDGTTPYMFRIIPTDKAEAEGLGEYSFYQLGLKKMAIIYVNNDYGKGMKDYFREKLQRIGGEITAIEIFSEGRTTDFSSELYKIKYSKPDGIFIAGYSSEAAFVVRQAREIGIDLPIIGTDGISSEEFILLGKEAVEGVRFNGFFYNGIQENGSEEFIKRFQDRYHKEPDSYAALAYDSAQLLIQAMKKSGASREGIYDYLSKVEDFPGVTGRITFDQHHDVNRKMMILTIRNGKIIKDDIQP; translated from the coding sequence ATGGGCAGCAGGCTAATTGCTAGTATTTTTATTATAGGATTTGTTTGGCTTGGCAGCGGGTGCAGCAGTAATACGATTGGGCAGCAGAGTAAGACGGATGACATTATCATTGCCAGTGCCAATCCCATGACCGGCAACTCTAAAGAGTTTGGCAGCATGAAAGTAAAAGCCATTCAATTAGCTTTAGAGGAAGCAAATGCAGCTGGCGGCATTCAAGGCAGAAACATTACATTATTGGTGGAGGATGATGCCAGTTCACCAAAAGAAGCTCATAATTTGGCAGGAAAAATAGTAGCAGACCAAGCTGTAGTAGCAGTGCTTGGTCACTGGAACAGCGCTAGTACCATGGCAGCTAGAAACGTATATAATGGTGCAGGAATTCCTGTAATTACCGATTCGGTAAATAAAACGATTACAGATGGTACAACACCCTATATGTTTAGAATCATTCCAACAGATAAGGCAGAAGCAGAAGGCCTGGGAGAATATTCTTTTTATCAGCTAGGCTTAAAGAAAATGGCGATTATTTACGTCAATAATGATTACGGCAAGGGAATGAAGGATTATTTTCGTGAGAAGCTGCAGCGCATTGGCGGTGAAATTACAGCCATTGAAATCTTTTCGGAAGGACGAACTACTGATTTTTCTTCTGAATTGTATAAAATAAAGTATTCAAAACCCGATGGAATTTTTATAGCGGGATATTCTTCGGAAGCAGCATTTGTTGTTCGTCAAGCGAGAGAGATCGGGATAGACCTTCCAATCATCGGTACAGATGGAATTAGCTCAGAAGAATTTATCTTGCTAGGTAAAGAAGCGGTGGAAGGCGTACGTTTTAATGGTTTTTTTTATAATGGCATACAGGAGAATGGATCTGAAGAATTCATAAAACGTTTTCAGGATCGCTATCATAAAGAACCTGACAGTTATGCAGCCTTGGCTTACGATTCAGCTCAATTGTTGATTCAGGCGATGAAAAAGAGTGGTGCCAGCCGTGAGGGGATTTATGATTATCTTAGTAAGGTGGAAGATTTTCCTGGTGTTACAGGGCGTATTACTTTTGATCAGCATCATGATGTGAACAGAAAAATGATGATCTTGACGATTCGAAATGGAAAGATTATCAAGGATGATATACAGCCTTAA
- a CDS encoding response regulator, which translates to MAKNDDELLFEKWEEELPVSESEFSPIHRGKWKVLIVDDEEEVHHVTKLALRRFTFDAKAIEFISAYSASEGRGLLVENPDIAVILLDVVMEEENSGLQLARYIRNELQNRLVRIILRTGQPGQAPEHDVVVEYDINDYKEKTELTSQKLHTTLVTTLRSFRDLSIIDMNRRSLKQIIDSSATIFQLQSMTKFASAVLSQLVTILHLNPNALYCHASAFAATKEGIDDFCILAATGTYEKLIGTKLQKDIETKVGQDIEATFQQKKSLYFPDRFVIYFCSKQGSENVIYLDGVASLSIWDKDLIEVFCTNVSIAFDNIYLNEEVEDAQKEILFTLGEIAEARSQETGCHVKRVAEIAKLLALAYGLSPEEAENLRLAAPIHDVGKLAIPDAILNKPGKLTPDEFTIMKRHSPVGYEMLKRSKRSILKSGALIAHEHHERYDGSGYPRGLAGEEIHIYGRIVALADVFDALRSERIYKKAWPLDEILHYIAKERGAHFDPKLVDLFMNKLDAILQICEKFPD; encoded by the coding sequence ATGGCAAAGAATGATGATGAACTATTATTTGAAAAATGGGAGGAGGAACTTCCCGTATCAGAAAGTGAGTTTTCACCTATTCATAGGGGGAAATGGAAGGTCTTAATTGTTGATGATGAAGAAGAAGTTCACCATGTAACCAAATTGGCACTTCGCCGCTTTACTTTTGATGCTAAGGCAATAGAGTTTATCAGTGCTTATTCAGCAAGTGAAGGGCGAGGTTTATTAGTGGAGAATCCGGATATAGCTGTGATATTGCTGGACGTGGTCATGGAGGAAGAAAATTCAGGCTTGCAGTTGGCTCGCTATATTCGCAATGAATTACAGAATCGTTTAGTTAGGATCATTCTGCGGACTGGTCAGCCTGGTCAGGCTCCGGAACATGATGTGGTAGTAGAATATGATATTAATGATTATAAGGAAAAAACAGAGCTAACATCGCAAAAGCTGCATACTACCTTAGTAACAACCCTGCGTTCTTTTCGGGATTTGAGTATTATTGATATGAATCGCCGCAGTTTAAAGCAAATCATTGATTCATCAGCTACTATTTTTCAGCTTCAATCGATGACAAAATTTGCTTCGGCGGTATTATCACAGCTGGTGACGATTCTGCACCTGAATCCTAATGCATTGTATTGTCATGCATCTGCCTTTGCCGCAACAAAAGAAGGAATAGATGATTTTTGTATACTGGCGGCAACTGGTACCTATGAAAAGTTGATTGGTACTAAGTTGCAGAAAGATATAGAAACGAAAGTAGGACAAGATATTGAAGCAACTTTTCAGCAAAAGAAAAGTTTGTATTTTCCGGATCGTTTTGTAATTTACTTTTGCAGTAAACAAGGTTCAGAAAATGTAATCTACTTAGATGGTGTCGCTTCTTTAAGTATTTGGGATAAGGATTTAATTGAGGTTTTTTGCACCAATGTATCTATTGCTTTCGACAATATTTATTTAAATGAAGAGGTAGAAGATGCACAAAAGGAAATTCTCTTTACATTAGGAGAGATTGCTGAAGCACGCTCTCAGGAAACAGGATGTCATGTGAAAAGAGTTGCTGAAATTGCAAAATTATTAGCATTAGCTTATGGCCTTTCTCCTGAAGAAGCAGAAAATTTGCGTTTAGCTGCTCCGATTCATGATGTCGGTAAGTTGGCAATTCCAGATGCGATTTTAAATAAACCAGGTAAACTGACTCCTGATGAATTTACCATTATGAAAAGGCATTCTCCTGTAGGCTATGAAATGTTAAAAAGATCAAAGCGTTCCATATTAAAAAGCGGAGCCCTTATCGCTCATGAGCATCATGAGCGATATGATGGCAGCGGATATCCACGAGGACTGGCAGGGGAAGAAATCCATATTTATGGTAGAATTGTTGCATTGGCAGATGTTTTTGATGCCTTGAGGAGTGAGCGGATTTATAAAAAGGCTTGGCCATTAGATGAGATACTGCATTATATTGCCAAAGAGCGGGGAGCTCATTTTGATCCTAAACTAGTGGACCTTTTTATGAATAAGTTGGATGCAATCTTGCAAATTTGTGAAAAATTCCCGGATTAA
- a CDS encoding FadR/GntR family transcriptional regulator has translation MTVLSYKSKSGGAVLKFQSVKQTKTYAEIVGQISKLIEQGELEPGERLPSERTLSSALNIGRQSLREALSVLEAIGLLEVRHGIGTFVRQDAVSNLTTIPKEDESLMNPFELLEARRVIEVELVSLAAKRATEQEIEEMEKALEALKNNLDEGQHAFELDRKVHLAFARGAKNEILYRTMLEITNQMSKHLWTIMKEKSLEVLGRGEKYHKEHEKIFNAIKSRDSKMATHAMLEHLKNIERAFLQR, from the coding sequence ATGACCGTGTTATCTTATAAATCGAAATCAGGAGGGGCTGTTCTGAAATTTCAATCTGTAAAACAAACGAAAACCTATGCTGAAATTGTTGGGCAAATCAGCAAGCTTATTGAACAAGGCGAACTAGAGCCAGGTGAACGCCTTCCTTCCGAAAGAACATTGTCTTCAGCCTTGAATATTGGACGGCAATCTCTTAGAGAAGCACTCAGTGTCTTAGAAGCAATCGGTTTATTAGAGGTAAGACATGGTATCGGGACTTTTGTAAGACAGGATGCAGTATCAAATTTGACGACAATTCCTAAAGAGGATGAAAGTTTGATGAATCCTTTTGAATTATTGGAAGCAAGACGAGTAATCGAAGTAGAGTTAGTTAGCCTTGCGGCAAAGAGGGCTACAGAGCAAGAGATTGAAGAAATGGAAAAGGCTTTGGAAGCTTTAAAAAATAATCTGGATGAAGGGCAGCATGCTTTTGAGCTGGACCGGAAAGTTCACTTGGCATTTGCACGAGGTGCAAAGAATGAAATATTATATCGCACAATGCTTGAGATAACCAATCAAATGAGTAAGCATTTGTGGACAATTATGAAAGAGAAAAGTTTAGAAGTTTTAGGACGCGGCGAGAAATACCATAAAGAACATGAAAAAATTTTTAATGCTATAAAAAGCAGAGATTCAAAAATGGCTACACATGCAATGCTTGAACACCTCAAGAATATAGAACGTGCTTTTTTACAAAGATAA
- a CDS encoding glycerate kinase: protein MRIVVAPDSFKGSASAVAVANAMEAGILSVFSDAEVIKVPIADGGEGTIEALVVATGGQIITETVLGPLGNPLEAHWGILGDGETAVIEMAAASGLPLVPQDKRNPRITTTYGTGELIKAALDRGIRKLIIGIGGSATNDGGMGMACALGAKFLDAVGNSLPSGGAALQQLTKIDVSQMDVRLAETTVVVACDVDNPLCGPRGASAVYGPQKGATIEMIAELDAALAKFAAIAKQVIGKDVAQYPGAGAAGGLGAGLLLFTNAKLLPGVEIILEAVRFSDIAREADVIITGEGCTDFQTACGKAPVGVARIAKAHDVPTFCLSGSLGKGSEEVYSSGISGLMSIIPSPMNLADCMTNAPELIEAAAERLCRIIKTSMELGINVKK, encoded by the coding sequence ATGCGTATTGTCGTGGCCCCCGATTCATTTAAAGGAAGCGCGTCAGCTGTAGCTGTAGCAAATGCTATGGAGGCAGGAATATTATCCGTTTTCTCAGATGCCGAGGTAATTAAAGTACCAATAGCGGATGGAGGAGAAGGTACAATTGAAGCTCTTGTTGTAGCTACTGGTGGACAAATCATTACAGAAACTGTCCTTGGACCATTAGGAAATCCGCTGGAGGCTCATTGGGGGATACTTGGCGATGGGGAAACCGCTGTCATTGAGATGGCAGCTGCGTCAGGATTGCCTTTGGTACCCCAGGACAAGCGCAATCCTCGCATCACTACTACTTATGGTACAGGTGAATTAATAAAGGCGGCTCTTGATCGAGGAATTCGCAAATTAATCATTGGAATAGGCGGCAGTGCAACGAATGATGGCGGAATGGGAATGGCTTGTGCTTTAGGAGCAAAATTTCTGGATGCTGTTGGCAACTCCCTGCCTAGTGGAGGAGCGGCATTACAGCAGTTAACAAAGATTGATGTGAGTCAAATGGATGTACGTTTAGCAGAAACGACAGTAGTCGTTGCCTGTGATGTTGATAATCCTTTATGCGGACCCCGGGGAGCATCGGCTGTTTATGGTCCGCAAAAAGGTGCTACGATAGAAATGATTGCTGAGTTAGATGCGGCATTAGCAAAATTTGCTGCGATTGCTAAGCAGGTTATAGGAAAAGATGTGGCCCAATATCCAGGGGCAGGAGCTGCCGGCGGTCTTGGAGCCGGCTTACTGCTTTTTACCAATGCAAAGTTATTGCCTGGTGTTGAGATTATACTTGAGGCGGTACGCTTTTCTGATATTGCCAGAGAAGCGGATGTTATCATTACTGGTGAAGGTTGCACTGATTTTCAAACTGCTTGCGGGAAAGCTCCAGTAGGTGTAGCGCGCATTGCTAAAGCGCACGATGTTCCTACTTTTTGTTTATCCGGTAGTTTAGGTAAAGGATCTGAAGAAGTATATTCCAGTGGGATTAGTGGTTTAATGAGTATTATTCCTTCGCCAATGAATTTAGCTGACTGCATGACAAATGCTCCTGAATTGATAGAAGCAGCAGCAGAACGATTATGCCGCATTATAAAAACGAGCATGGAGCTGGGGATAAACGTAAAGAAATAA